From the genome of Latilactobacillus curvatus JCM 1096 = DSM 20019:
ATTTACGAAAGTAAAAAGTATGGTGAGCCCATGAGGCTTGGATATTTACCGGATACTTTTGGATTTAACGCCCAATTACCAGTGATTTTAAATGAAGCAGGAATGGATAATGTCATCATGTGGCGTGGATTACATTTAACAAAACATGTTCAATCGCCGTATTTTAAATGGTCCGGATTGGGAAATAAGAATAGTGTCTACGCGTTGAATTTACCACAAGGATATGGAACTGGAATGCTATTGGAACCATCTATTGAATATGTTGATGGTCGTCTGGATCCGGCAGTTGATTTTATAAAACAGTACACTAAAGGTGATATTCTGATTCCATCTGGGAATGATCAATTAGCGATTATCCATGATTTTTCCAAGAAATTAGAAAAAATAAATCAACTTGGTAAATATGATTATGTTATTAGTACCTACCAGAAATTTCTTGATTATATAAAGCAAACAGATTTAGAAAAATATTCTGGAGAGCTTCGAGAACCGGTACTAGCACGCGTTCATAAGACAATTGGTTCAGTTAGAATGGATCTAAAAAAAGAAATTTTTCATTTAGAAGATAAATTAATATATCGGATTGAACCATTGATGGTGATTGCCAAAAAAAATGGTATTCAGCTAAGCAATCATCTATTAATGCTAGCTTGGAAAAAATTGTTAGAGTCTCAAGCACATGATAGTTTGGCAGGATGTGTTTCAGATACTGTTGCAAATGATATTAAGCATAGATTAAAAGAAGCAAATGAGATTTGCGATAGTATTGAAAATACCGTTATGAAACAACTCAGTGATTTTCTGAATCTTTCACAAAATGAAGTACTCGTGGTGAATGCATCTAGCAATCATTTTGTAGGGCAGAAGAAGGTCACTGTTCTAGCGGCAACGCCCAACGTTGTATTTGAAGATATGGATTCTCGGATTATTTCGTCTCAATATGTAGAGAGTCGAGAGGATGTATTAGAGGAAACTTCTTCGGGCAATCGATTCATTACTGAACCAGGATATTATATTTTGGAATTAGAGATTACTTGCGAACTACCGGGGGTGGGTTATCGAGTATTTAGCCTTAAAGAAAGCAGTAATTCCCAAGCATTAGCAACGATTAGCAAAAATGAAATAACGGGAAAGCATATTACCATTCAGTATGACGGTCAAAGAATTAATATCATTCATGGAAACCAAAAGAGTAGTGATTTCATTCAACTGATTGATGAAGGGAACGCTGGGGATACCTATGATTTTTCGCCACAAGTAAATAGCGAGCCTATTAGTTTGAGATTTAATGATTGTTTATGTCTGGCAGATTCAAATAGACAACAAATGATATTATCGGGAACAGTGCAGTTGCCATATACATTAGACGACAGATTGAATTATAAGCAAGGTAAGCAATTTGAATATCAATTAAAATTAACACTTTCAGCTGATGATGAAATTACGGGAGAAATTCAATTTGTAAATAAAATCTTAAATCATAGAGTTAGATTACAATTAGCGACGTTAGATGTAATCGATGCTGTCAAAGCAAGTATTCCGTATGGATTTATTGAAAGAAAAAATAAATCATTGTCAAACTGGCAAGCGACATACGCAGAAATGCCAGTTAATGTGGAACCATTTGAAAAAGTTATCTCTGCAAGCTACAAAAAAGGTAGTTTAAGTTTATTTACAAATGATAGTAGAGAATATGAGTATGGGGAGAATAAACTCTGGGTGACATTATTAGCAACCACTGACAGCCTAGGGAAACCTAATTTAATGTATCGGCCAGGAAGAGCATCCGGGGATACTACTAAAAAAGGGCATATCATGATGGATACACCAGATGCACAATTATTAGATCAAAATATAGTGTTTAGTTTCTTCTTAAAGGTTGAAGATAAGGTTGTTGATGATAAAACGTTGAGCTGGTGGAAAGATAGGCACAATCAACAAGATATTGCTTATCAAAAACAAGATTTGAACTATTTTGTTCATCGCATCGATAATAAAATTCAAAGTTTAGAGAATAATCAAAAGCAAATGACTAAACAGGATAAAATATTGGACTTTGGCGATAATATGTACCATGTTTCGAGTATTTATAACGCATATTATGACCCAGATGCTTTTGTTATCCGTTTAGAGAATCCTACAGACGAAGAAGTAACTTTGCCATTGGATCAAATGTTTAGCGGTTATCAATATGAGAGAATTAATGCATTGGAAGAAAATCTTGAATCTACAAATACTATCTCAGCGTACAGTGTTTTGACCTTCAAACTGAAAGCGGAATAGTTAGATAATCTAATGTTGGGCTGGGACAAGTATTATTGTCTCAGCCCTTTTAGAAAGGATAAATGATGGGGAATTTAGTGAAAAAAATAGGTGTATCTAAAGATTTAGTTTTTGGGTACGTAGGCTTAATTTTATTTATGTTTGGTTCTACGATCGAATCAAGTTGGTTTTCTTCTTTTTTGAATAATCAAGGAGTAACTGTCAGTGCGGTATCGCTTGCTTTTACGTTTTATGGTGTGATAGTTGCATTATTTTCCTGGATTACAAGCTTTTTAGTTAATCGATATACGGCTAAAAAAGTGATGTTAGTCGGATTATGTTTATTAATTATAACGACTATATTATTAGTGATAAGTATTGCTCTTAAAAATGCGCTGATGATAACAATCATATATGCGTTAAGAGGGTCTGCTTATCCATTGTTTGCCTATTCTTTTTTAATACTAGTTACACTACAGACGGAATCTTCTGCACTTGGGCGAGCAACATCGTGGTTCTGGCTAGCGTTTAATTTAGGAATGACAATTATCGGACCTGCATTGTCCGTTCATCTTTTAAAAAGTATCTCGGCAATTTATGTGCTAATTGTAGGGTGTATCGTGGCAATAGCTGGCGGACTAACTGCGCTTTTATTGAGTAACGAAAAACGGAATGAGATGGATACGACTGTTTTAAAGGAAATGAAAACTGGAATCTATATAATGATGGAATATCCACGATTGTTTATCGGAATGGTTGTTAAAACAATTAATAATATTGGGCAGTTTGGTTTTACCATAATGATGCCAATATTTTTAATCGCAAACGGATATACACTTGTGGAATGGAGCACTATCTGGTCGATTAGTTATATTGTAAATGCATTTGCGGGTGTATTTTTTGGAATGTTAAGCGATAAAATCGGATGGCGAAAAGTATTGGTCTATTTTTCAGGAACCATCACCGGTTTATCATGTTTGTTAATTTATTTTGTTATTAATTTTACACCTAAGAATTATCTTTTATTATTAAGTGCGTTTATGGTTTTTGCTATAGGGATTGCAGCATTTGGACCATTATCAGCGCTGATTCCTGAAATTGTACCAGACCGTAAGTCTACTGCAATTTCGGTGTTAAATTTAGGATCAGGATTAAGTAACTTTATTGGACCGTTTCTAGTCACCATTCTTTTTCAAAATTTTGGTGGAGATTTTGTTTTATTTGTATTTTCATGTTTATATTTTCTGGCAAGTATTCTGTCGTTAGCGTTAAAAACTTCAAGAGAATTAGATGTAGAGGCTTTAAGTAAATAAATGTATATTAAAAAGCAGTTAGCACAGTAATCCGGTTCAAGATTGCTGTGTTAACTGCTTTTTAATATATTGCCAGTACTAATTGAGGAAGAAAAACAACGAACAAGACAGACTTTTCAAACACACCTTTATTCTAAATAGTTTTCTTTTAGTTGTGCTAATTCCGAGGGTTTGAGGGCCATTGCCTTTGATAGGTAGTTTTCGATGTTGCCGTATTCTTGATTAATCGTGTCGCGGACAAGTTCTAGATTAGCCTGTGTAATGCTCTTAGCGTTCATTGAAGCGACCTGGCTATCGTTACTTGAAATTCGGGTTGGGGTTGCTGAGCTGAGTCCTAGGACCTCATTTGAGAGGACATAGTCGGCAACGATTGTTTCCCAGTCGACGCCGAGAGCACTTAGAATTAAAAAAGTTGCGACACCGGTGCGATCTTTACCGGCTGAGCAATGGTAAAGGACTGCACCGTTTGTATCGTGATTATTTAATAGTACGGTAAATAAATCGCGATAAGCTGCTTGAGCATGGGAGTCGGTGATCAATTGTTGGTACATCCGATCCATACTTGATCGTTCGGGAGTAGCAGCTTCTTTTTTACTAAAAAGCCGCATTAGGCCTTTTTTGGCTGGCTTTTTAGGGGTATCGGCTTGGTCAGTGAATGGAAATACCGAAAGACGATGGTAGGTTAGTTGGTTGTCATCAAATGGGTCGGGGGCGACCTTGATTTCATGACGTGAACGGAAATCGACATCGTAAGCAACACCGTAATTTAAGAGATCCTCAATATCAGTTGCGGTTAGCGCGTTCAAACTACCTGAACGTAATAATTTGTGCCATTTAACGGACTTGCCATCAACCGTTTGGTAACCGCCTAATTCGCGTAGGTTATAACTTCGTGTTAAATCTAGAACCCGTTGTTGTTCTTGCATGCCAATCCATCCTTTATAATCAGTTATTTCTATTGTATAACGAAGCTGGGTGGTGTGCACCCTTATTTTAAATGTTCGTGATTCATTCGTACACGATATTGATGAAAATGAATTTTCAATAAGAGTTTATTGACGTTTGCAGAAAAATCTGCTAATATTTTATCAAATTTTAAACTGGTTATCGATTAAAGATAATACGAACAATCGATGGGTCGGCGGTTAATTTAGTTCACAAATTGGAGGAAGATTATGTCTGCATGGGAATCAAAGTTTACAAAAAAAGGGTTTACGTTCGATGATGTTTTATTAATACCTGCGGAGAGTCATGTACTCCCCAACGAAGTCGATTTAGGGGTGCAACTTGCAAAGAATATCAAGTTAAACACACCAATTATGAGTGCTAGCATGGATACCGTTACGGAAGCACCCATGGCAATCGCTATGGCGCGTCAAGGTGGCTTAGGCGTGATTCATAAGAATATGAGTATTGAACGTCAAGCAGATGAAGTCTTGAAGGTTAAACGTTCAGAAAATGGCGTTATTATTGATCCATTTTATTTAACAGCGGATAAACCCGTTAGTGCTGCTGAAGATTTGATGCGTAAATATCGTATTAGTGGTGTCCCAATCGTTTCAAATCTCGATGATCTAAAATTAGTCGGCATTATTACGAACCGTGATTTACGTTTTATCTCTGATTTCTCTGCTGAAATCGGAACCGTGATGACGCACGAAGCACTTGTAACCGCACCTGTCGGCACTTCTTTAGAAGAAGCTGAACAAATCCTCCAACAAAACAGAATTGAAAAGTTACCTTTAGTTGGTGATGACGGTCGCTTAGCCGGATTAATCACAATTAAGGATATTGAAAAAGTGCAAGAATTCCCGAATGCGGCTAAGGATCAATATGGTCGCTTATTAGTTGCTGCCGCTGTTGGCGTCACAAGCGATACTTTTGAACGGGCTGCAGCCTTATTGAAAGCAGGGGCTGATGCGATCATTATCGATACTGCGCATGGTCATTCAGCTGGTGTGTTACGTAAGATTAGTGAAATTCGCGAACGCTTCCCTGAAGCAACCTTGATTGCTGGGAATGTCGCAACTGCAGAAGGCACAAAAGCCTTGTATGATGCTGGGGTTGATGTCGTTAAAGTGGGGATTGGCCCTGGTTCAATCTGTACAACTCGGATTGTGGCTGGTGTCGGTGTACCACAATTAACAGCCATCTACGATGCTGCCAGTGTTGCCCGCGAATATGGCAAAACCATCATTGCTGATGGTGGGATTAAATATTCTGGGGACATCGTTAAAGCTCTTGCAGCCGGTGGAAACGTTGTGATGCTTGGTAGTATGTTAGCTGGGACTGACGAAGCACCTGGCGAATTTGAAATCTATCAAGGACGTCGTTTCAAAACATACCGTGGGATGGGTAGCTTGGCTGCTATGTCGCATGGTTCATCAGACCGTTACTTCCAAAGTGGTGTGAATGAAGCCAACAAGTTAGTCCCAGAAGGCATCGAAGGTCGTGTGGCTGCCAAAGGTGCACTCGGCGATGTAATTTACCAATTACTTGGTGGCTTACGTTCAGGGATGGGCTACGTTGGTGCTGCTAATTTACAGGACCTACAAGATAATGCACAATTTGTCCAAATCTCAAATGCTGGTTTGACAGAATCACATCCACATGATGTGCAAATTACCAAAGAAGCACCTAACTATTCAGCACGTTAATTCAAATCATTTCTATCAGGGTTTAAGTCGAGCGTTTTGCACGACTTAAATCCTTTTTTTGTGGTTAAATGATGGGGAGGATTTAAAGAATTCTTTAACCCTAAGTAGAAGATAGTTTGTTACAATGAAAGCGAATCATGCAAAATGATGTTAAATTAAACGAGGTAACGATTATGAAAATTCTAATTGTAGACGATGATAAAGAAATTGTTGAATTATTAAGTATTTATGTTAAAAACGAAGGTTACGAACCCATTCAAGCCTTCACGGGTAAAGAAGCCCTGACTAAAATTGCCACGAATCCCGATATTGATTTGATGATCTTGGATATTATGATGCCGAATATGAGTGGTATCGAAGTCATTAAGGCGGTCCGTAAGGATTCACAAGTGCCCATTATTGTGGTGTCTGCCAAGACAACTGATATGGACAAGATTCAAGGCCTCCTAACCGGTGCAGATGACTACGTTTCAAAACCATTCAATCCATTAGAAGTGATGGCGCGGGTGAAGTCATTGTTACGGCGGAGCCAACAACAAGTGGCCAACGAAGTGCCGGATGTCTTAGAAGTTGGTCCGCTTATCATTAAGCGCGACTCACATGAAGTGACGACGATTAATAACAAGCAAATCCAACTCACCGCACTTGAATTTGGGATTTTATACTTACTTGCCAGTCACCCCAACCGGGTCTTTTCAGCGGACGATATTTTTGAACGGGTCTGGAAACAAGAAAGTATCGTCTCTGCCAAGACGGTCATGGTCCATGTAAGTCATTTGCGCGACAAAATTGAAGAAGCAACCGATGGTGAAAAAGTGATTGAAACCGTCTGGGGTGTTGGGTATAAGGTAGAAGTTTAATGGCTGACTATCAAGGAGAAAAGAACCTGCAAAAAGTGGCACTAACCGCTAAGGAAAAGAGCGAACTCTTTGCCGAGGGTATCATCACGGTTATTTTGTTATTACTATTAAATTTATCAATCATGGTGCTGTTACAACAGGCGATTGTGAATAATCCGCAACTAAGCGGCGGCGTATGGATGATTAAAAACGCCATTACAATTGGTCCGAATGAATCGCATATTTGGAGTTGGCAAAATTGGTTTGTCATCTTGATGGGGGTTGCCGATGTGTTAGTCGTCTATTGGCGGCTTATTCGGCGTTACCATCAAATGCAGATGTGGCACGTGATTGGTGAGTTGCATTACATTGCCGATGGTCATTTGGACCACCGGATTAATTTGCGTGTCAACCGGGATTTGCAACGCGTGATCGATAGTGTGAACACGCTGGTTGATAGTACTGTGCGTTCAATGGAAGAAGAACGCAAGATTGAAAAGAGTAAGGACGAATTGATTACCAATGTCAGTCATGATTTGCGGACGCCGCTGACTTCAATCATCGGATATCTTGGTTTAATTGAAGATAATCAGTATCAAACCAAGGAAGAACTAACCAAATATACGCATACCGCTTTCGTGAAGGCGCAACAAATGAAGGTCTTAGTCGAGGATTTATTTGAATACACGAAGGTGCGGCAAACATCGACCCCCATTACCAAGACAACGTTTGATATGGAGCAGATGTTAGATCAATTAGCGGCCAGTTTTGAGTTAGAAGCGAATAAGAAGGGGATGCAGATTAATGTAACTTGTAATCCTGCACCACTGATGATGGAAGCCGATACTGAAAAGCTTGGTCGAGTCTTCAATAATTTAATTGCTAATGCTTTGAAATATGGCAAGGGTGGCAAACAAATTACGTTGGCGGCTGAAAAAATCGGCCAAGAGGCGATTATTAAAGTGTCAAATGATGGTCAACAAATTCCAAGTGATTCATTGAACCAACTCTTTGACCGCTTTTATCGCGTTGAAGCATCGCGTTCACAAGAAACAGGTGGCACTGGACTTGGGTTAGCAATTACCCAAAGTATTGTCGCGTTACATGGCGGTTATATTTATGCTGATTCGACGCCAGAATTAACCAGTTTTGTGATACACTTACCTTTGAAGTTAGGTCGGCGGATTGATCCTCAAACTGCTGGCGCAAAATCAGTTAAGGAGTAATGTTGTGTTTAAAAAATTAGTACAATATGTAATGGTCGGCCTATTGGCAATTGCACCCGTGGGCGGTCTTTTGAGTGCCCAGACTACCAAAGTCGCAGCGGCAAGTACGCCGGTGAGTTTGCCGACCGCCCCTCAAATCGATGCGAGTGCAGCAATTGCGCTCGACCCAGCAACTGGACAAGTCTTATACGAACAAAATGCGGATCAGGCGTTGCCAATCGCTTCGATGACAAAGATGATTACAGCCTACATCGTGTTAGCGCAAATTAAGCAAGGTAAGTTAACGTGGGAACAAACGGTGAAGCCCGATGACCTCATTTATCAATTGAGTCAAAATAAGGATTTAACGAATGTGCCTCTACAAGCGGACGGACAATATACCGTCAAGGCACTTTTCCAAGCCATGATGGTCGCTTCGGCGAATGATGCAGCTATGATGCTCGCCAACCAAGTGGCCGGTTCACAAAAGGATTTTGTCGATTTAATGCGGCAAAAAGTGGCGGATTGGGGCATTCAAGACGCACAACTTTATTCAGTGTCCGGCTTGAACAATGAATTCCTCGGCGCTGAAGTTTATCCAGGCAGTCCGGCTGATGCTGAAAATGAAATGAGTGCGGCAGATGTCGCACTCGTAGCGCAAAAGTTGTTGGCTGATTATCCTGAAATTCTCGAAACAACCAAGCAAGCGCATTTTACATTTGGCGCCCAAACAAGTGATGAAACGGCCATGTCAACGTGGAACTTAATGTTACCTGGCGAAAATAATGCACCGCAAGACTACGTGGTCGATGGTTTAAAAACCGGGACAACGGACAAAGCGGGCGATTGTTTTACCGGAACTGCGACGAAAGATGGGCAACGGATTCTAACAGTGGTGATGCATGCCAATGGTGAAGATACTGGCCGGCGGTTCATTGAAACTAACAAGTTAATGCAATATGTCTTCGATGGTTGGGAACAAAAACAATTGGCACAAGCCAATCAGAGTCTCGCACCTTATAAGACAGCGACGGTTAAATATGGTCGCCAAAAGACAGTGCAATTGATTACGAACAAAGCTATTTCAATGTGGGTGCCAAAAGGAACCACAGCAGCCAACATTGACTGGCATTACCAAGCAGTCAAAGGTGGTGCAAAACGCCAATTGGAAGCACCTATTAAAAAGAATGTGCAAATTGGTCAAGTGATGCCACAATTGAACGGTGTCACTACGCGGTATATCGGACAAGCGCCACAATCACAATTACGCACTAAAACGGCGGACCCCAAAGCCAATTTATTTGTTTTAATCGGTGAAGGGATCAAAGAATTTTTCACGAACCTATTTTAGTTGGAATCGAAACGCGACACTTAACGGTGGCGCGTTTTTTTATGGCTACGATTATAAGCCGTTTCAAGCGCAGCATGATTAAATCGTGCTATAATTAAAACCATTCACAAGGATTTTGAGGAGGACGAAAATGGCTTTAACATTAGATGCATGTACGTTAATTCTAAAAGAGCATCATTTATTGAAAAGTGTGGCGCTTAATGGTGACCCGACTTTAAATATGACCGGAATCGCGTATGATTCACGGCAGGTAACTGAGGACACGCTCTTTTTCTGTAAAGGGAATTTTCGTCCCGTCTATTTAACAAATGCAAAAGAATTAGGGGCCGTAACATATGTTGCCGAACAAGCGATTGTTGAAGGCAACGGGATGAACGCCTTAATCGTCACGAACGTCCAAAAAGCGATGGCGGTTTTATCAGCGGCTTTTTATGATTACCCACAAGATGATTTATTTATCGTGGCTTACACTGGGACCAAAGGCAAGACAACTGCGGCCTACTTTACTCAATCGATTTTACAAGCGGCGACCCGTCAAAAAACAGCATTATTTTCAACAATTGATCGTGTCTTAGGGCCTAAACCAGAGGATCGCTTCAAATCGAATTTAACGACACCAGAAAGTTTGGATTTATTCCGCGACATGCGCAAAGCAGTTGAAAACGGGATGACGCACTTAGTGATGGAAGTTTCGTCACAGGCGTATAAGAAAAACCGAGTGTACGGCTTAACGTTCGATGTTGGCTTCTTCCTAAACATTTCGCCTGATCACGTCGGACCAAATGAACATCCTAATTTTGAAGATTATTTACACTGCAAATTACAATTATTGGTCAACTCACGACACTGTGTGATTAACGCGCAAACGCAATATTTTGCGGATGTGTATGCTGCAGCAACTACGACGACTGCTCCGGAATCAATTTACTTATTTGCCGAAACGGATTATCAACCTACAATTCCGGTGGCGGTTGATTTCCGCTTTGAAAATCTAGAAACGGGCTTAGCAGAAAGTCGGTTTAAAGTTACCGCGGCTTCTGAACGAGCCATTCAGCTTGGTGTTTCTGGTGATTACCAATTGCGTTTAATTGGGGATTTCAATGAAAGTAACGCGACAGCTGCAGTGATTGGTGCCGGTTTGGCAGGGGCGGATTTAATCGCAGCTCAACAAGGGATTCGCGACTTGCAGATTCCAGGACGGATGGAAACCTTAGCCGTTCCAGGACATGGTCAAGTATATGTTGATTACGCGCATAATTATGCCAGCATGAAGGCGCTCTTGAGTTTCTTGCAAAAGGAATACAATCAACCACGCCTACTAGTTGTTGTCGGTAGTCCTGGCGATAAAGGTGTTTCTAGACGTGCTGGGTTTGCGCAAGTCCTTAATGAATATGCAGATCGGGCCATTTTGACGACTGATGATCCAGGATTTGAAGATCCAGCAGCCATTGCCGCTGAAATTTTGGCCGGGATTGACCAGGATAAGGTGACAACCACCATCGAAATTGATCGTCCAACAGCGATTGAACAGGCGATTACGGAAAGTAAACCGGGCGAAATTGTTGTCTTAGCGGCTAAAGGGGCCGATGCTTATCAGAAAGTACGCGGGGTTGATACACCATATCCAACTGATATGGTGATTGCCAAGCAAGTGGCTGCTAAGTTAAGCTAATCAGCGTGTTTCTTAAAGATTTTTAAATCAGATGTGGATTTAATTGCTATTCTGAGGTGTGTCTCGTAGAATAAAGATGAATCAATAGGAGTTGGAGGGGTTATTATGAAAAAGATGGTTACAGTTAGTACAGTTTTGGTATCAGGACTACTATTATTAGGGGCCTGTGGTCAAAGTAGTACGGCAAATCAAGATGCTGATGCCAAGCAAAGTTCAACCACGGCTAGTCTCAAAGCACGTGAAAGTAGTGTTGCAAAACGCGAAAGTGAACTTTCAAGTAGTGCAAGCCAATTAAAAGCGAGCTCCAAAGCGGCGATGGCATCTTCAACTGAAGTAGAGTCCCCACAAGCAAGTTCATCAACTGCAAGTGTTGCTGAATCATCATCAACTGCTACAACGGCAAGTAGCAGTAGTCAATCTGCGAGCCAATCTAGCAGCAGTGCAACAACAACGACTACCACGACACCACAACAAACAACTGCCGTAGATGGCAACCAAGCGATTAAGTTGGTGGTTCAACAAGTTGGCTCACAATTTGGTCAAACCGCATCGTATTTGAATAATGGCTTAATCACACGCGGTGGACAACAAGGCTATCTCATTAATATTTACGTACCAAACGAAGATCAACCACGGGCAGGTTATTTTGTTGTCCAAGCAACAGGTGCAGTGGAACAAATCTGGTAATTAAAGAGTGTGGCGTAAGTCGGGATGCTCCGAGGATTAACACAGAGCGTGAATAATTGTAGTAATTGTTTGCGACTCAGGGTTAACCGGAGGAGAATGACTTACAGAACACGTTTAAAGTTCAACAATTCAAAAAAGGGGTTAGGGCAAAAGCAATCTTTGTCCCAATCCCTTTTTAAGTGTTTTCAGAAAAATGGTTGACAATTAGTGAGACTCGTGTAAAATATTTTTAGTAAAACGTAATAATTACGATTTAGAAAAGAGGAGAAAAAGATGCGTAAAAAAGGTTTGGAAATCATGGCGGGAATCTTACTGCTAATGCTATTAGTGGCTGGTTGTGGTCAGAGTACGAAAAAGGCGAGTGGGATTCAAGTTGTATCGTCACTCGATTTTTATGGTGAGGCCGCACAAGCGGTTTTAGGTAATCAAGGTCACGTGACGTCGATTATCAATAGTCCCAGTTTAGATCCACATTCATACGAAGCAACAACCAATGATGCTAAACTCGTGGCTAAAGCGGATGTTGTGATTCAAAACGGGCTTGGTTACGACAGCTGGTTAAACAAAGTCGTTAAGAGTGCCCAACCAGATGACCAAACTGTGTTGACAGTCAGTCAATTAATGAAACAATCTAATGGCGCTAACGAACATTTATGGTATGATTTAAAGACGATGCCAACATTGACCAAGCGATTAGTGACTGAATTTAGCAAGCGCGATCCGAAACATAAGGCAACGTATCAGCAAAATGGTGCGGTGTATCTTAAAAAGTTAGCTTCGTTAGACGCACAACTCCAACAACTAAAGGCGCAGGCCAAAGGAAAACAAGTGGCTGTTAGTGAACCCGTTTTTGACTATGCATTGGCTGAAATGGGTTACAAAGTCGCTAACCAACACTTTGCCAAAGCAATTGAAGATGGGACTGATCCATCACCAAAAGATATTACAACGATGCGGGAT
Proteins encoded in this window:
- a CDS encoding tyrosine-protein phosphatase — protein: MQEQQRVLDLTRSYNLRELGGYQTVDGKSVKWHKLLRSGSLNALTATDIEDLLNYGVAYDVDFRSRHEIKVAPDPFDDNQLTYHRLSVFPFTDQADTPKKPAKKGLMRLFSKKEAATPERSSMDRMYQQLITDSHAQAAYRDLFTVLLNNHDTNGAVLYHCSAGKDRTGVATFLILSALGVDWETIVADYVLSNEVLGLSSATPTRISSNDSQVASMNAKSITQANLELVRDTINQEYGNIENYLSKAMALKPSELAQLKENYLE
- the guaB gene encoding IMP dehydrogenase, producing the protein MSAWESKFTKKGFTFDDVLLIPAESHVLPNEVDLGVQLAKNIKLNTPIMSASMDTVTEAPMAIAMARQGGLGVIHKNMSIERQADEVLKVKRSENGVIIDPFYLTADKPVSAAEDLMRKYRISGVPIVSNLDDLKLVGIITNRDLRFISDFSAEIGTVMTHEALVTAPVGTSLEEAEQILQQNRIEKLPLVGDDGRLAGLITIKDIEKVQEFPNAAKDQYGRLLVAAAVGVTSDTFERAAALLKAGADAIIIDTAHGHSAGVLRKISEIRERFPEATLIAGNVATAEGTKALYDAGVDVVKVGIGPGSICTTRIVAGVGVPQLTAIYDAASVAREYGKTIIADGGIKYSGDIVKALAAGGNVVMLGSMLAGTDEAPGEFEIYQGRRFKTYRGMGSLAAMSHGSSDRYFQSGVNEANKLVPEGIEGRVAAKGALGDVIYQLLGGLRSGMGYVGAANLQDLQDNAQFVQISNAGLTESHPHDVQITKEAPNYSAR
- a CDS encoding sensor histidine kinase → MADYQGEKNLQKVALTAKEKSELFAEGIITVILLLLLNLSIMVLLQQAIVNNPQLSGGVWMIKNAITIGPNESHIWSWQNWFVILMGVADVLVVYWRLIRRYHQMQMWHVIGELHYIADGHLDHRINLRVNRDLQRVIDSVNTLVDSTVRSMEEERKIEKSKDELITNVSHDLRTPLTSIIGYLGLIEDNQYQTKEELTKYTHTAFVKAQQMKVLVEDLFEYTKVRQTSTPITKTTFDMEQMLDQLAASFELEANKKGMQINVTCNPAPLMMEADTEKLGRVFNNLIANALKYGKGGKQITLAAEKIGQEAIIKVSNDGQQIPSDSLNQLFDRFYRVEASRSQETGGTGLGLAITQSIVALHGGYIYADSTPELTSFVIHLPLKLGRRIDPQTAGAKSVKE
- a CDS encoding glycosyl hydrolase, with the protein product MTKIHIVNHTHWDREWYFTSMDALVLSDQLFTDALNELKKNEDASFVLDGQLSILDDYVTLYPEKVPLIKQLVANNQLFIGPWYTQSDAGFTSGESVLRNAMIGIYESKKYGEPMRLGYLPDTFGFNAQLPVILNEAGMDNVIMWRGLHLTKHVQSPYFKWSGLGNKNSVYALNLPQGYGTGMLLEPSIEYVDGRLDPAVDFIKQYTKGDILIPSGNDQLAIIHDFSKKLEKINQLGKYDYVISTYQKFLDYIKQTDLEKYSGELREPVLARVHKTIGSVRMDLKKEIFHLEDKLIYRIEPLMVIAKKNGIQLSNHLLMLAWKKLLESQAHDSLAGCVSDTVANDIKHRLKEANEICDSIENTVMKQLSDFLNLSQNEVLVVNASSNHFVGQKKVTVLAATPNVVFEDMDSRIISSQYVESREDVLEETSSGNRFITEPGYYILELEITCELPGVGYRVFSLKESSNSQALATISKNEITGKHITIQYDGQRINIIHGNQKSSDFIQLIDEGNAGDTYDFSPQVNSEPISLRFNDCLCLADSNRQQMILSGTVQLPYTLDDRLNYKQGKQFEYQLKLTLSADDEITGEIQFVNKILNHRVRLQLATLDVIDAVKASIPYGFIERKNKSLSNWQATYAEMPVNVEPFEKVISASYKKGSLSLFTNDSREYEYGENKLWVTLLATTDSLGKPNLMYRPGRASGDTTKKGHIMMDTPDAQLLDQNIVFSFFLKVEDKVVDDKTLSWWKDRHNQQDIAYQKQDLNYFVHRIDNKIQSLENNQKQMTKQDKILDFGDNMYHVSSIYNAYYDPDAFVIRLENPTDEEVTLPLDQMFSGYQYERINALEENLESTNTISAYSVLTFKLKAE
- a CDS encoding MFS transporter; amino-acid sequence: MMGNLVKKIGVSKDLVFGYVGLILFMFGSTIESSWFSSFLNNQGVTVSAVSLAFTFYGVIVALFSWITSFLVNRYTAKKVMLVGLCLLIITTILLVISIALKNALMITIIYALRGSAYPLFAYSFLILVTLQTESSALGRATSWFWLAFNLGMTIIGPALSVHLLKSISAIYVLIVGCIVAIAGGLTALLLSNEKRNEMDTTVLKEMKTGIYIMMEYPRLFIGMVVKTINNIGQFGFTIMMPIFLIANGYTLVEWSTIWSISYIVNAFAGVFFGMLSDKIGWRKVLVYFSGTITGLSCLLIYFVINFTPKNYLLLLSAFMVFAIGIAAFGPLSALIPEIVPDRKSTAISVLNLGSGLSNFIGPFLVTILFQNFGGDFVLFVFSCLYFLASILSLALKTSRELDVEALSK
- a CDS encoding response regulator transcription factor, with amino-acid sequence MKILIVDDDKEIVELLSIYVKNEGYEPIQAFTGKEALTKIATNPDIDLMILDIMMPNMSGIEVIKAVRKDSQVPIIVVSAKTTDMDKIQGLLTGADDYVSKPFNPLEVMARVKSLLRRSQQQVANEVPDVLEVGPLIIKRDSHEVTTINNKQIQLTALEFGILYLLASHPNRVFSADDIFERVWKQESIVSAKTVMVHVSHLRDKIEEATDGEKVIETVWGVGYKVEV